A stretch of the Streptococcus oralis genome encodes the following:
- a CDS encoding endonuclease MutS2 — translation MNTKILETLEFNKIKALFEPHLLTEQGLEELKGLAPTAKVDKIKQAYTEMEEMQALFVEQPHFTILATREISAVCKRLEMGADLNIEEFLLLKRVLFASRELQSFYANLENVRLEQLARWFEKLHDFPHLQGSLQSLNDAGFIENFASEELARIRRKIHDSESQVRDVLQDLLKQKAQMLTEGIIASRNGRQVLPVKNTYRNKIAGVVHDISASGNTVYIEPREVVKLSEEIASLRADERYEMIRILQELSERIRPHAAEIANDAWIIGHLDLIRAKVRFIQEMQAVVPQLSENQEIQLLHVRHPLVKNAVANDVHFGKELTAIVITGPNTGGKTIMLKTLGLTQLMAQSGLPILADKGSRVGIFEEIFADIGDEQSIEQSLSTFSSHMTNIVDILGKVNQHSLLLLDELGAGTDPQEGAALAMAILEDLRLRQVKTMATTHYPELKAYGIETAFVQNASMEFDTASLRPTYRFMQGVPGRSNAFEIAKRLGLSDVIVGDASQQVDQDNDVNRIIEQLEEQTLESRKRLDNIREVEQENLKMNRALKKLYNELNREKETELNKAREQAAEIVELALNESDQILKNLHSKSQLKPHEIIEAKAELKKLAPEKVDLSKNKVLQKAKKNRAPKVGDDIVVLSYGQRGTLTNHLKDGRWEAQVGLIKMTLEEKEFDLVQSQQEASVKKKQVNVVKRASGRGPQARLDLRGKRYEEAMNELDAFIDQALLNNMAQVDIIHGIGTGVIREGVTKYLQRNKHVKSFGYAPQNAGGSGATIVTFKG, via the coding sequence ATGAATACAAAAATACTAGAAACCTTAGAATTTAATAAAATCAAAGCCTTGTTTGAACCTCATCTCTTGACAGAACAAGGACTAGAGGAGTTAAAAGGCTTGGCTCCAACTGCCAAGGTGGATAAGATCAAGCAAGCCTATACAGAGATGGAGGAAATGCAAGCCCTTTTTGTGGAGCAACCCCACTTTACCATCCTAGCGACACGTGAGATTTCAGCTGTCTGCAAGCGTCTGGAGATGGGGGCGGACCTCAATATTGAGGAGTTCCTGCTCCTCAAACGAGTCTTGTTTGCTAGCAGAGAGTTGCAAAGTTTTTATGCCAATCTTGAAAATGTACGCTTGGAGCAGTTGGCGAGATGGTTTGAAAAACTACATGATTTTCCACACTTGCAAGGGAGTCTTCAATCTCTAAATGATGCAGGATTTATCGAAAATTTTGCCAGTGAAGAGCTAGCACGCATTCGCCGGAAAATCCATGATAGCGAGAGTCAAGTTCGAGATGTCTTGCAAGACTTACTCAAGCAAAAAGCGCAGATGTTGACGGAAGGTATAATCGCTAGCAGAAATGGCCGTCAAGTCTTACCAGTCAAGAACACCTATCGCAATAAGATTGCGGGTGTTGTCCATGACATCTCTGCCAGTGGTAATACGGTCTACATCGAGCCACGTGAGGTGGTCAAGCTGAGCGAAGAAATCGCTAGTCTGCGAGCTGATGAACGCTATGAGATGATTCGTATCCTGCAGGAGCTCTCAGAACGGATCCGCCCTCATGCTGCTGAGATTGCTAATGACGCTTGGATCATCGGCCATTTAGACTTAATTCGTGCCAAGGTACGTTTCATCCAAGAAATGCAAGCAGTTGTTCCTCAACTTTCAGAGAATCAAGAGATTCAACTCCTTCATGTTCGCCATCCTTTGGTCAAGAATGCTGTCGCAAATGATGTACACTTTGGTAAGGAATTAACGGCCATTGTCATTACAGGTCCCAATACAGGTGGGAAGACCATCATGCTCAAAACCTTGGGCTTGACTCAACTCATGGCCCAGTCAGGCTTGCCCATTTTAGCTGATAAGGGAAGCCGTGTCGGTATTTTTGAAGAAATCTTTGCCGATATTGGAGACGAGCAGTCTATCGAGCAAAGCTTGTCTACCTTCTCCAGCCACATGACCAATATCGTAGATATTCTTGGCAAGGTCAACCAACATTCGCTCTTATTGCTAGATGAGCTTGGCGCAGGTACCGATCCGCAGGAAGGTGCTGCCCTTGCTATGGCTATTTTAGAGGATCTTCGTCTACGTCAGGTCAAAACCATGGCGACAACCCACTATCCAGAGCTTAAGGCTTATGGTATTGAAACAGCCTTTGTGCAAAATGCCAGCATGGAGTTTGATACAGCCAGCCTGCGTCCGACCTATCGCTTTATGCAGGGAGTTCCTGGACGAAGCAATGCTTTTGAAATTGCCAAACGCCTAGGACTGTCAGATGTCATCGTCGGGGATGCCAGTCAGCAGGTCGACCAAGATAATGACGTCAACCGTATCATTGAGCAATTGGAAGAGCAAACGCTTGAAAGCCGTAAACGCTTGGACAATATCCGTGAGGTGGAGCAAGAAAACCTCAAGATGAACCGAGCACTCAAAAAACTTTACAACGAGCTTAATCGTGAAAAGGAAACAGAGCTCAACAAGGCGCGTGAACAGGCTGCTGAGATTGTGGAACTCGCTCTAAATGAGAGTGACCAGATTCTCAAGAATCTTCACAGCAAGTCTCAACTCAAACCCCACGAAATCATTGAAGCCAAGGCTGAGCTGAAAAAACTGGCTCCTGAAAAAGTCGACTTGTCTAAAAACAAGGTCCTTCAAAAAGCCAAGAAAAACCGAGCTCCAAAGGTTGGAGACGATATCGTGGTTCTCAGTTATGGCCAGCGTGGAACCTTGACCAATCATCTTAAGGACGGCCGTTGGGAAGCCCAAGTTGGTTTGATCAAGATGACCTTGGAAGAGAAAGAATTTGACCTTGTTCAGAGCCAACAAGAAGCCTCAGTCAAGAAAAAACAAGTCAATGTCGTCAAACGTGCTTCTGGCCGTGGTCCGCAAGCGAGACTGGATCTCCGAGGCAAACGGTACGAAGAGGCTATGAATGAGCTGGACGCCTTTATCGACCAAGCCCTGCTCAATAACATGGCGCAAGTCGACATCATCCACGGTATCGGTACGGGAGTCATCCGTGAGGGCGTCACCAAATACCTGCAAAGAAACAAGCATGTCAAGAGTTTTGGCTATGCTCCACAAAATGCTGGAGGCAGTGGCGCAACCATTGTGACCTTTAAAGGATAG
- a CDS encoding CvpA family protein, whose translation MISILLLLVLAWGFYIGYRRGLVLQVYYFLVAVISAFVAGQFYKSLGEHFHLLVPYANPQEGQGTFFFSSDQLFHLDKVFYAGLAYLLVFGICYSIGRFIGLFLHLIPTKKLDVKWFRIGAGLLSLLVTLFVLQMALTILATVPLAVIQNSLEKSIVAKNIIQSVPFTTNLIKQLWVTNLIG comes from the coding sequence ATGATTTCAATCCTACTCTTATTGGTTCTGGCTTGGGGCTTTTACATCGGCTACCGTAGAGGTTTGGTCCTGCAAGTTTATTATTTCCTCGTGGCAGTGATTTCAGCTTTTGTTGCGGGACAGTTTTATAAATCACTGGGAGAACACTTCCACTTACTTGTCCCTTATGCCAATCCTCAGGAAGGACAGGGCACCTTTTTCTTCTCTTCAGACCAGCTTTTTCACCTAGACAAGGTCTTTTATGCGGGTCTCGCCTACCTTCTAGTTTTCGGGATTTGTTATAGTATCGGACGTTTTATCGGTTTGTTCCTACACTTGATTCCAACTAAAAAGCTCGATGTCAAATGGTTCCGTATCGGAGCAGGCCTTTTATCTCTATTGGTAACCTTATTTGTCTTGCAAATGGCTCTGACTATTCTTGCAACGGTGCCTCTGGCAGTCATTCAAAATTCACTCGAAAAAAGTATAGTAGCCAAAAACATCATCCAAAGTGTCCCTTTTACGACAAACCTTATCAAACAACTTTGGGTGACAAATTTAATCGGATAA
- the zapA gene encoding cell division protein ZapA: MANLNRYKFTFGKKTLTLTTEHDNLFMEEIAKVATEKYQAIKEQMPGADDETIALLLAVNCLSTQLNREIEFDDKEQELLELRHKLIAVKQEQSKIEDSL; this comes from the coding sequence ATGGCAAATCTAAATCGATATAAGTTTACATTCGGGAAAAAGACATTAACCTTGACAACCGAGCATGACAACCTCTTTATGGAGGAAATTGCCAAGGTTGCGACTGAAAAATACCAAGCAATTAAAGAACAAATGCCTGGGGCGGATGATGAAACCATTGCGCTTCTTTTGGCGGTCAATTGTCTGTCTACACAGCTCAATCGTGAAATTGAATTTGATGACAAGGAGCAAGAGTTGTTAGAACTCCGCCACAAGTTGATTGCTGTTAAACAAGAACAGAGCAAGATTGAGGACTCCCTATGA
- the rnhC gene encoding ribonuclease HIII, whose translation MASITLTPSEQEIQSFLSQYQKALSPSKNPYIRYFLRLPQATVSIYTSGKVLLQGEAAEQYASFFGYQVRQENSGQDFPMIGTDEVGNGSYFGGLVVVASFVTPDQHDFLRKLGVEDSKTLTDKKIRQIAPILKEKIQHQALLLSPSKYNEVIGERYNAVSVKVALHNQAIFLLLQKGVQPEKIVIDAFTSPKNYGKYLAQEANRFPNKISLEEKAEGKYLSVAVSSIIARELFLENLENLGRELGYQLPSGAGAASDKVASKILQAYGMKGLHFCAKLHFKNTEKAKTLLER comes from the coding sequence ATGGCAAGTATCACACTCACACCAAGTGAACAGGAAATTCAGAGCTTTTTAAGTCAGTATCAGAAGGCTCTCAGTCCTAGTAAAAATCCTTATATTCGCTATTTTTTGCGACTGCCTCAGGCAACGGTTTCCATCTATACTTCTGGAAAAGTCCTCCTGCAGGGCGAAGCTGCTGAGCAATACGCTAGTTTCTTTGGTTATCAAGTTCGACAAGAAAACAGTGGACAAGATTTTCCTATGATTGGGACTGATGAGGTGGGAAATGGTTCCTACTTTGGGGGGCTAGTTGTTGTGGCTTCCTTTGTGACACCTGACCAGCACGACTTCTTGCGAAAACTCGGTGTGGAGGATTCTAAGACTCTGACAGACAAAAAGATTCGTCAGATTGCCCCTATCCTCAAGGAAAAAATCCAGCACCAAGCGCTCCTCCTTTCACCTAGCAAGTATAATGAAGTTATCGGAGAGCGTTACAATGCTGTTTCTGTAAAAGTTGCCCTTCACAATCAGGCTATCTTTCTCCTGCTCCAAAAAGGAGTCCAGCCAGAAAAAATCGTGATTGATGCTTTTACAAGTCCTAAAAACTATGGCAAGTACTTGGCGCAAGAAGCCAACCGTTTTCCAAACAAAATTAGCTTAGAAGAAAAAGCCGAGGGCAAATACCTGTCTGTTGCGGTTAGCTCCATCATCGCGCGTGAACTCTTCCTCGAAAACTTGGAGAATCTTGGACGAGAACTAGGCTATCAACTGCCAAGTGGCGCTGGAGCTGCATCTGATAAGGTTGCTAGCAAAATCCTTCAAGCCTATGGTATGAAGGGACTTCATTTCTGCGCCAAACTGCATTTTAAAAACACTGAAAAAGCCAAAACACTTCTAGAAAGGTAA
- the lepB gene encoding signal peptidase I codes for MNSFKTFLKEWGVFFLIIALVGLSRIFLWSNVRVEGHSMDPTLADGEVLFVVKHLPIDRFDIVVAHEEEGNKDIVKRVIGMPGDTIRYENDKLFINGEETNEPYLAEYLNLFKTEKLQNTYTGKGFEGNKGVYFRELAQKAQAFTVDVNSNTSFSFTVPQGEYLLLGDDRLVSSDSRHVGTFKASDIKGEAKFRFWPLNRIGTF; via the coding sequence ATGAATTCGTTTAAAACATTTCTAAAAGAATGGGGAGTTTTCTTCCTGATTATCGCACTGGTCGGTCTTAGCCGTATCTTTCTTTGGAGCAATGTCCGTGTAGAAGGACACTCTATGGACCCTACCCTAGCCGACGGAGAAGTTCTCTTCGTTGTTAAACATCTCCCAATTGACCGCTTCGACATTGTGGTTGCGCATGAGGAAGAAGGAAATAAAGACATTGTCAAAAGGGTTATCGGCATGCCTGGAGATACCATCCGCTACGAAAATGACAAACTCTTTATCAACGGTGAAGAAACGAATGAACCTTACCTAGCTGAGTACCTCAACTTGTTCAAAACAGAAAAGTTGCAAAACACCTATACTGGAAAAGGATTTGAAGGCAATAAGGGAGTTTACTTTAGAGAACTTGCTCAAAAGGCACAGGCCTTTACAGTCGATGTCAATTCCAACACCAGCTTTAGCTTTACTGTCCCTCAAGGCGAATACCTTCTCCTTGGTGATGATCGTCTAGTCTCTAGCGACAGCCGCCACGTTGGTACCTTCAAGGCCAGCGATATCAAAGGCGAAGCAAAATTCCGTTTCTGGCCACTTAACCGTATCGGAACTTTTTAA
- a CDS encoding ATP-dependent RecD-like DNA helicase, which yields MEVYFSGTIERIIFENPSNFYRILLLDIEDTDAEDFDDFEIIVTGTMADVIEGEDYTFWGQIVQHSKYGEQLQISRYERANPTSKGLVKYFSSSHFKGIGLKTAQKIVDSYGDNTIDEILEHPEKLEGISGLSAKNREAFVSTLRLNYGTEMVLAKLANYGIPNKLAFQIQDFYKEETLDIVENYPYQLVEDIKGLGFTIADQLAAELGIESQAPERFRAGLVHSLFQGCMDTGDTYMDARDLLEQTLTLLESSRPVELDPSQVAQELSHLIEEDKVQQIDTKIFDNSLFFAEEGIRSHLVRILEKEKQKNQDLETIHKHISTVEQELGIKYDDIQKQAICDAIQNKVFILTGGPGTGKTTVINGIIAVYALLEGLDLSKKSNLPILLAAPTGRAARRMNELTGLPSATIHRHLGMTGDDDTSHLEDYLDADFIIVDEFSMVDTWLANQLFSNISSNSKILIVGDSDQLPSVSPGQVLADLLQISLIPQTRLERIYRQSEESTIVTLASQIRQGILPADFTQKKADRSYFEIASGHIPATIEKILGAALRSGIPARDIQVLAPMYRGTAGIDAINQLMQDLLNPQQKGQVNFEATQCHYRTGDKVIHLVNDAEVNVFNGDLGYITDLIPGKYTESKQDEIVIDFDGNEVIYPRNEWYKIRLAYAMSIHKSQGSEFPVVILPITSASKRMLERNLIYTAITRAKSKLILLGELQAFDYAVKHIGTARKTYLIERFSDLIETNIEESKQAFSETATPSDSEQSYIITEENWSSIPAMIGITDADLKEIFGK from the coding sequence ATGGAAGTTTATTTTTCAGGCACCATTGAACGTATTATTTTTGAAAATCCTAGTAATTTTTATCGCATTCTCCTCCTAGATATTGAAGATACGGACGCAGAGGACTTTGACGATTTTGAAATCATCGTTACAGGAACCATGGCGGACGTGATTGAAGGGGAAGACTACACTTTTTGGGGGCAAATCGTTCAGCACTCCAAGTATGGGGAACAGCTACAGATCAGTCGTTACGAGCGGGCAAACCCCACTAGCAAGGGCCTTGTCAAGTACTTTTCTAGCAGTCATTTCAAGGGGATTGGTCTCAAAACTGCTCAGAAAATCGTCGATAGCTATGGTGACAATACTATTGATGAAATTCTGGAACATCCTGAAAAGCTAGAAGGCATCTCAGGACTCTCTGCCAAAAACCGTGAGGCTTTTGTCTCCACCCTCCGTCTCAACTATGGGACAGAAATGGTCTTGGCAAAACTGGCCAACTACGGCATTCCCAATAAACTAGCCTTTCAGATTCAAGATTTTTACAAGGAAGAAACGCTGGATATTGTTGAAAATTATCCCTATCAACTGGTTGAGGATATCAAGGGCTTGGGTTTTACCATTGCTGACCAATTAGCTGCCGAACTAGGTATCGAAAGTCAAGCTCCTGAGCGCTTCCGCGCTGGCCTTGTCCACAGTCTCTTTCAAGGCTGTATGGATACGGGCGATACCTATATGGATGCCCGAGATTTGCTGGAACAAACCCTGACTCTCCTAGAGTCTTCCCGTCCCGTGGAACTCGATCCCAGCCAAGTTGCTCAGGAATTATCTCATCTGATCGAAGAAGATAAGGTCCAGCAGATTGATACCAAAATCTTTGATAACAGCCTCTTTTTTGCTGAGGAAGGCATTCGCAGTCACTTGGTTCGTATCCTTGAAAAAGAAAAGCAGAAAAATCAGGATTTGGAAACCATTCACAAGCATATCTCTACTGTCGAGCAAGAACTGGGGATTAAGTACGATGACATTCAAAAGCAGGCTATCTGCGACGCTATCCAGAACAAGGTCTTTATCCTGACAGGTGGGCCTGGTACAGGTAAGACGACTGTTATCAATGGGATTATCGCTGTTTATGCCCTCTTAGAAGGGCTTGATCTCAGTAAAAAAAGCAACTTACCTATCCTTCTCGCTGCGCCAACTGGTCGTGCAGCTCGACGCATGAATGAATTGACAGGTTTGCCTAGCGCGACCATACATCGCCATTTGGGGATGACGGGAGACGATGATACCAGTCATCTAGAAGATTATCTAGATGCCGACTTCATCATCGTGGATGAGTTTTCTATGGTGGATACTTGGCTAGCTAACCAACTCTTCTCCAATATCTCCTCTAACAGTAAAATCCTTATCGTGGGAGACAGTGACCAGTTGCCTTCTGTTAGTCCCGGACAAGTCCTTGCTGACCTGCTCCAGATATCCCTGATTCCGCAGACCCGCTTGGAACGGATTTACCGTCAGAGCGAAGAATCAACTATCGTTACATTGGCGAGTCAGATTCGACAAGGCATCTTGCCAGCTGACTTTACCCAGAAAAAGGCAGACCGTTCCTACTTTGAAATCGCTAGTGGCCATATCCCAGCTACCATTGAGAAAATTCTCGGTGCTGCCCTCAGAAGTGGCATTCCGGCTCGAGATATTCAAGTGCTAGCGCCTATGTATCGAGGTACTGCTGGTATTGACGCCATCAACCAACTCATGCAAGACCTGCTCAATCCTCAGCAAAAGGGGCAAGTGAACTTTGAAGCAACTCAGTGTCACTATCGAACAGGGGACAAGGTCATTCACCTAGTCAACGACGCCGAAGTCAATGTCTTTAACGGAGACCTAGGCTACATTACAGATTTGATTCCTGGAAAATACACCGAGTCCAAACAAGACGAGATTGTCATTGATTTTGATGGCAATGAGGTCATCTACCCACGTAACGAATGGTACAAGATCCGTCTGGCCTATGCCATGAGTATCCACAAGTCTCAGGGAAGTGAGTTTCCTGTTGTCATCCTGCCCATCACCAGTGCTAGCAAGCGCATGCTGGAGCGGAATCTCATCTACACAGCTATCACACGGGCCAAGAGCAAGCTCATCCTTCTTGGCGAATTACAGGCCTTTGACTATGCAGTCAAGCATATCGGGACTGCCCGCAAGACCTATCTGATTGAGCGTTTCAGTGATTTAATTGAAACTAATATTGAAGAAAGCAAACAAGCCTTCTCTGAAACTGCCACACCAAGTGACTCTGAACAATCCTACATCATCACCGAGGAAAACTGGTCTAGCATCCCAGCCATGATCGGGATTACAGATGCAGACCTCAAAGAGATTTTTGGAAAATAG
- the tig gene encoding trigger factor: MSVSFENKETNRGVLTFTISQDQIKPELDRVFNSVKKTLNVPGFRKGHLPRPIFDQKFGEEALYQDAMNALLPNAYEAAVKEAGLEVVAQPKIDVTSMEKGQDWVITAEVVTKPEVKLGDYKNLEVSVDVEKEVTDADVEERIERERNNLAELVIKEGAAENGDTVVIDFVGSIDGVEFDGGKGENFSLGLGSGQFIPGFEDQLVGHSAGETVDVVVTFPEDYQAEDLAGKEAKFVTTIHEVKAKEVPALDDELAKDIDEEVETLDELKEKYRKELTAAKEEAYKDAVEGAAIDKAVENAEIVELPEEMIHEEVHRSVNEFLGNLQRQGINPDMYFQITGTTQEDLHKQYEAEAESRTKTNLVIEAVAKAEGFDASEEEIQKEIEQLAADYNMEVAQVQNLLSADMLKHDITIKKAVELITSTATVK; the protein is encoded by the coding sequence ATGTCTGTATCATTTGAAAACAAAGAAACAAACCGTGGTGTCTTGACTTTCACAATCTCTCAAGACCAAATCAAACCAGAATTGGACCGTGTATTTAACTCAGTAAAGAAAACTCTTAACGTTCCTGGATTCCGTAAAGGTCACCTTCCACGCCCTATCTTCGACCAAAAATTTGGTGAAGAAGCTCTTTATCAAGATGCAATGAACGCACTTTTGCCAAACGCTTATGAAGCAGCAGTAAAAGAAGCTGGTCTTGAAGTCGTTGCGCAACCAAAAATTGACGTGACTTCAATGGAAAAAGGTCAAGACTGGGTTATCACAGCTGAAGTCGTGACAAAACCTGAAGTAAAATTGGGTGACTACAAAAACCTTGAAGTATCAGTTGATGTAGAAAAAGAAGTGACAGACGCTGATGTTGAAGAACGTATCGAACGCGAACGCAACAACTTGGCTGAATTGGTTATCAAAGAAGGCGCTGCTGAAAATGGCGACACTGTTGTGATTGACTTCGTTGGTTCTATCGACGGTGTTGAATTTGACGGTGGAAAAGGTGAAAACTTCTCACTTGGACTTGGATCAGGTCAATTCATCCCTGGTTTCGAAGACCAATTGGTTGGACACTCAGCTGGCGAAACTGTTGATGTTGTTGTAACATTCCCAGAAGACTACCAAGCAGAAGACCTTGCAGGTAAAGAAGCTAAATTCGTAACAACTATCCACGAAGTAAAAGCAAAAGAAGTTCCAGCTCTTGATGATGAACTTGCAAAAGACATCGACGAAGAAGTGGAAACTCTTGACGAATTGAAAGAAAAATACCGCAAAGAATTGACTGCTGCGAAAGAAGAAGCATACAAAGATGCCGTTGAAGGTGCAGCAATCGATAAAGCTGTAGAAAACGCTGAAATCGTAGAACTTCCAGAAGAAATGATCCACGAAGAAGTTCACCGCTCAGTAAATGAATTCCTTGGAAACTTGCAACGTCAAGGTATCAACCCTGACATGTACTTCCAAATCACTGGAACTACTCAAGAAGACCTTCACAAACAATACGAAGCAGAAGCTGAGTCACGTACGAAGACTAACCTTGTTATCGAAGCAGTTGCCAAAGCTGAAGGATTTGACGCTTCAGAAGAAGAAATCCAAAAAGAAATCGAGCAATTGGCTGCAGACTACAACATGGAAGTTGCACAAGTACAAAACTTGCTTTCAGCTGACATGTTGAAACACGATATCACTATCAAAAAAGCTGTTGAATTGATCACAAGCACTGCAACAGTTAAATAA
- a CDS encoding DNA alkylation repair protein: MSLEDLLVELEAAKDPKKAGPMEAYMRHQFPFLGIAGPERNALYRKYFPSAKKTKLIDWNFVDTCWEKDAREYQYVAANYLKAMQSYLTKDDLPELERLVVTKSWWDTVDILDRVVGSLVANHPELEKVLLKWSLSDNIWLRRVAIDHQLLRKEKTNVQLMEKILVNNLDQTEFFINKAIGWALRDYSKTNPEWVARYIEKNKKRMAELSIKEASKYL; the protein is encoded by the coding sequence ATGAGTCTTGAAGATTTACTTGTGGAGCTAGAAGCAGCAAAAGATCCGAAAAAGGCAGGCCCCATGGAAGCCTATATGCGTCATCAATTTCCCTTTTTAGGTATTGCTGGTCCTGAAAGAAATGCCCTCTACAGAAAATACTTTCCAAGTGCGAAAAAAACAAAGCTGATCGATTGGAATTTTGTAGACACTTGCTGGGAAAAGGATGCTAGAGAATACCAGTATGTGGCTGCTAACTATTTGAAAGCCATGCAGTCTTATCTAACGAAGGACGATTTGCCTGAGCTTGAGCGTCTGGTCGTGACCAAGTCTTGGTGGGACACGGTAGATATCCTAGATCGAGTAGTAGGAAGTTTGGTGGCTAACCATCCGGAACTTGAAAAAGTGCTTTTAAAATGGAGCCTATCAGACAATATCTGGCTGAGACGAGTCGCTATTGACCACCAGTTGTTAAGGAAAGAGAAAACAAATGTCCAACTGATGGAAAAGATCCTGGTCAACAATCTGGACCAGACAGAATTTTTCATCAACAAAGCCATCGGCTGGGCTCTAAGAGACTACTCTAAAACCAATCCCGAATGGGTAGCACGTTATATTGAGAAAAATAAGAAACGAATGGCTGAACTTAGTATCAAGGAAGCGAGCAAGTACCTCTAG
- a CDS encoding response regulator transcription factor produces the protein MKILLVDDHEMVRLGLKSYFDLQDDVEVVGEAANGAQGIELALKLRPDVIVMDIVMPEMNGIDATLAILKEWPEAKILIVTSYLDNEKIMPVLNAGAKGYMLKTSSADELLHAVRKVAAGELAIEQEVSKKVEYHRNHMELHEELTARERDVLQLIAKGYENQRIADELFISLKTVKTHVSNILAKLEVSDRTQAAVYAFQHHLVGQEDF, from the coding sequence ATGAAAATTTTACTTGTAGATGACCATGAAATGGTTCGATTGGGCTTGAAAAGCTATTTTGATCTCCAAGACGATGTGGAAGTTGTGGGCGAGGCTGCCAATGGGGCTCAAGGTATTGAGTTGGCCTTGAAACTGCGTCCAGATGTCATTGTCATGGATATCGTCATGCCTGAGATGAATGGGATTGACGCGACCTTAGCCATCCTCAAAGAATGGCCTGAAGCCAAGATTTTGATTGTAACTTCTTACTTGGACAATGAAAAAATCATGCCAGTCTTGAATGCGGGTGCCAAAGGTTATATGCTCAAGACTTCTAGTGCAGACGAACTGCTCCATGCCGTTCGTAAGGTGGCTGCTGGAGAGCTGGCTATTGAACAAGAGGTCAGCAAGAAGGTTGAATACCACCGTAATCATATGGAGCTTCATGAGGAGCTGACTGCGCGTGAGCGAGACGTGCTCCAACTCATCGCTAAGGGCTACGAAAATCAACGCATTGCAGATGAACTCTTCATCTCTCTCAAGACGGTCAAGACCCACGTGTCCAACATCCTAGCCAAGCTTGAGGTCAGTGATCGCACCCAGGCTGCGGTCTATGCCTTTCAGCACCACTTGGTCGGGCAGGAGGACTTTTAG
- a CDS encoding sensor histidine kinase, which yields MKKQSYLIIGLTSFLFILFLTNSLLDIFELDWSYLLQDIEKTEKLIFLILVFSLSMTFFFALFWRVIEEVSRRKMQVNLKRLLAGKEVVAFEDPDLNASFQSLSGKLNLLTEAVQKAENQSLVKEEAIIEKERKRIARDLHDTVSQELFAAHMILSGVSQQALKLDREKMQTQLQSVAAILETAQKDLRVLLLHLRPVELEEKSLIEGIQILLKELEDKSDLKVSLKQNVSKLPKKIEEHIFRILQELISNTLRHAQASCLDVYLYQTDVELQLKVVDNGIGFQLGSLDDLSYGLRNIKERVEDMAGTVQLLTAPKQGLAVDIRIPLLDKEL from the coding sequence ATGAAAAAGCAATCCTATCTGATAATCGGCCTGACTTCTTTCCTCTTTATCCTTTTTTTGACTAATAGTTTACTTGATATTTTTGAGCTAGACTGGTCCTATTTGCTACAAGATATCGAGAAAACAGAGAAACTCATCTTCTTGATCTTGGTCTTTAGCCTTTCCATGACCTTCTTTTTTGCCCTCTTTTGGCGCGTGATAGAAGAAGTCTCTCGCAGAAAAATGCAAGTCAATCTCAAGCGACTGCTAGCAGGAAAAGAGGTGGTTGCCTTTGAAGATCCAGACTTGAATGCCAGTTTCCAATCCTTGTCTGGCAAGCTCAACCTCTTGACAGAAGCTGTTCAAAAGGCTGAAAATCAAAGCCTGGTCAAGGAAGAAGCAATCATCGAGAAAGAACGGAAGCGGATAGCACGTGATCTGCACGATACAGTTAGTCAGGAGTTGTTTGCGGCCCATATGATTTTATCAGGTGTCAGCCAGCAGGCTTTGAAACTGGATAGAGAAAAGATGCAGACCCAGTTGCAAAGCGTTGCAGCCATCCTAGAAACAGCCCAGAAAGATCTGCGGGTCTTGCTCCTACATTTGCGACCAGTTGAGTTGGAAGAGAAGAGTTTGATTGAGGGAATTCAAATCCTCTTAAAAGAGCTTGAGGACAAGAGTGATCTCAAGGTTAGTCTCAAGCAGAATGTGTCTAAATTGCCCAAGAAGATTGAAGAACATATCTTCCGTATTTTGCAGGAGTTGATCAGCAATACCCTCCGCCATGCCCAGGCATCTTGCCTAGATGTCTATCTCTATCAGACAGATGTTGAATTGCAGCTGAAGGTAGTGGACAATGGGATTGGTTTCCAGTTAGGGAGTTTAGATGACTTGAGTTATGGATTGCGAAACATCAAGGAGCGGGTCGAAGATATGGCAGGAACGGTTCAACTCTTGACAGCTCCCAAGCAAGGACTGGCGGTTGATATCCGTATTCCCCTGTTAGATAAGGAATTATAA